ACCTGGTTCAGGCTTGTAAGGGCGAGGCGTGCTTCGCCTCTTCTTTGAAATGACATTCCATGCAACGGTCATGATGCGTTCTCGGAAAGGCTTCCAGTGTCACCGTTCGTTTTGCCGAGGTGGATGGAGTGGCACAAATGCCCAATCTTCCCCTCGTTTGACCTTTTCTTGACAGTGCCTCGTGCCCTTGTTAGGTTCCCGAGGCAATTTCGAAAGCGGGTGGAAATTCCCTCATTGGGGGACGCCGCCACCCCCGTTCCAGGACGGACAAATCTTTGGTGCGAGGACGACCATGACCGATTCTTCCAAAGAGGCAAAACAGCTTGAGTCGGATCTCAATCAATATATTCGCTACCTACGTGAGCGGATTTTCTTCGAACCTGACTCGCCCGTGTTTCACTACAACCTAGGCTTGGCCTACGCACGTAAGGGCCTGCGCGCGGAAGCCATTGCGGAATTTCGTCAGGCCATCGCCTGTGATCCTTCCATGGCCCAAGCCTATGTGAATTTAGGAGGGCTTCTTTTTCAGGAAGGCGACTTGGACAAGTGCATCGAGGCCAACCGAAAAGCTCTGGAACTGGATCCGACCCTTGCCATGGCCTATAGCAATTTAGGTTTTGCGTACCTTCAAAAGGGAGACCCGCAGGCCGCCGTCGCCGCCTGTCAAAAAGCGGTTGAGCTGATGCCGAATCTTTTACAAGCCTATAACAACCTGGCCATCGCCCACATTCAAAGGAGGGAATGGCAGGAAAGCATTGCAGCCTCTCTTCGAGCTTTGGAAATCAAACCGGATTTTGCTCCGGCCCATTTCAATCTCTATGTGGCCTATGAAGCCTTGGGGGACGAGGAAAATGCCGCCAAACACAGACAACGGGCCCAAGCCCTAGGCTATCCTCTGGATGACTAAGCTCCTTTAGGTCTTTAAAGAAAAAGTAAAGTTCC
Above is a genomic segment from Desulfosoma sp. containing:
- a CDS encoding tetratricopeptide repeat protein, with translation MTDSSKEAKQLESDLNQYIRYLRERIFFEPDSPVFHYNLGLAYARKGLRAEAIAEFRQAIACDPSMAQAYVNLGGLLFQEGDLDKCIEANRKALELDPTLAMAYSNLGFAYLQKGDPQAAVAACQKAVELMPNLLQAYNNLAIAHIQRREWQESIAASLRALEIKPDFAPAHFNLYVAYEALGDEENAAKHRQRAQALGYPLDD